One region of Rana temporaria chromosome 9, aRanTem1.1, whole genome shotgun sequence genomic DNA includes:
- the LOC120913894 gene encoding ficolin-1-A-like yields MRRSHQITLWVLWITITFCLTVEACSDINVITERWKNSLDLLRGCPGTEGPKGPDGKPGDQGEIGLPGLTGSIGITGEQGDVGEIGSLGDFGRPGTIGETGYDGPQGEKGETGDPADGPRNCKDLMDLGLTLTGWYYIYPDGSPLRVMCDMETDGGGWIVFQRRWDGSVDFYRDFESYKKGFGNQWSEFWLGNENIHALTANGKFQLRIDLGDFDNNNTYATYEGFSLGGESEQYTLYLSEYTGGTAGDSLSYHKNQKFSTKDKDGDGSHRVNCAVFYTAPWWHKACFDSSLNGLYLKGEHTEKGGIAWAKFRGIQYSLKFSEIKFRPVEEEEW; encoded by the exons ATGAGGCGTTCACACCAGATCACACTGTGGGTCCTCTGGATTACTATCACGTTTTGTCTGACAGTTGAAGCCTGCTCAG ATATAAATGTAATCACTGAGAGATGGAAAAACAGTTTGGATCTGCTCCGTGGATGTCCTGGGACTGAAGGACCTAAAGGACCTGATGGGAAGCCTGGAGATCAAGGAGAAATAG GACTTCCTGGGTTGACTGGGAGCATAGGAATAACAGGTGAACAAG GAGATGTGGGGGAAATTGGATCTCTTGGAGATTTTGGACGTCCTGGGACTATTG GAGAAACAGGCTATGACGGACCACAAGGAGAAAAAG GTGAAACAGGAGATCCCGCtgatg GTCCGAGGAACTGTAAGGATCTGATGGACTTAGGACTGACCCTTACGGGGTGGTATTACATATATCCAGACGGAAGTCCTCTGAGAGTTATGTGTGATATGGAGACAGATGGTGGGGGATGGATT gtaTTCCAGAGGCGGTGGGATGGTTCAGTGGACTTTTACCGTGACTTTGAAAGCTATAAGAAAGGATTTGGAAATCAGTGGAGTGAATTCTGGTTGGGAAATGAAAATATTCACGCCTTAACAGCTAATG GTAAATTCCAGCTCCGTATAGATCTTGGAGATTTTGACAACAATAACACATATGCCACCTATGAAGGATTCTCGCTCGGAGGGGAGTCAGAACAGTACACCCTCTATCTGAGCGAGTACACCGGAGGTACTGCAG gtgactctctctcttaCCACAAAAACCAAAAGTTTTCTACCAAAGATAAGGACGGTGATGGCAGCCACAGGGTCAACTGTGCTGTTTTTTATACTGCTCCCTGGTGGCACAAAGCCTGTTTTGACTCCTCTCTGAATGGTCTTTATCTTAAAGGGGAGCATACGGAAaaaggggggattgcctgggccAAGTTCAGAGGCATCCAGTACTCGCTCAAGTTCTCGGAGATTAAGTTTCGCCCAGTGGAGGAAGAAGAGTGGTAG